CACCAATTTTTTGCATCTAAGATGCAAAAAAAGTCCTCTCCTTAAAGGAGAGGATTTAGGTAAGGTTACGGAACTATTGCATCCTCAATATGATAAATATCTTTCCTATTTTTATTCCAAATTATAGAAATTATATCAAATCTAATTTCATTATCTAAATCATTTTCAATAAGATATGCATCGGCAACTTTCATTAAATTTTCTTGTTTTGCCTCGTTTACAGCTTCTTCAGGATTACCATAAAAATCGTTAGTTCGGGTCTTTACCTCCACAAAAATAATTACTGAATTATATTTGGCAATAATATCAACTTCACATCTTTCTGCTACCCAATTCATTTCAAGAATTTCGTAACCTTTATCTTTTAGATATTCAGCAGCGAATTGTTCGCCTTTTGCTCCAACTGACTTATTATCACTCATTAGAAGACTTCTTTTTTTATTATTTTAAATTCCGAAAAAATTCTAAAGCTGTTTTTTGATCACTTTTTAGCTGACTTTTTAATAATTCAACATTATCAAACTTTTGTTCTTCTCTTATTCGTTTAAGAAAATTAATTTTTATTTCACTATCGTAGATATTTTCATCAAAATCAAAAATAAAAACTTCTATTGATCTTGCTTTTTCAAGAATAGTTGGATTTTCTCCGACATTTAAAATTCCATAGTATTTTTGTTTATTCAATATTATTGAAACGATATATATTCCATCTTTAGGGATAAGTTTATTGCCATTATCAGGAATAATATTGGCTGTAGGAAAATCAAGTGTTTTACCAAGTCCTATTCCTTTAACAACCTTTCCACTAAAATTATATTCATAGCCAAGCATTTTGTTTGCATCTGCAATTTCTCCAGCTTGCAAAGCTTTTCTAA
Above is a genomic segment from Bacteroidota bacterium containing:
- a CDS encoding YraN family protein; its protein translation is MSDNKSVGAKGEQFAAEYLKDKGYEILEMNWVAERCEVDIIAKYNSVIIFVEVKTRTNDFYGNPEEAVNEAKQENLMKVADAYLIENDLDNEIRFDIISIIWNKNRKDIYHIEDAIVP